The Lewinella sp. 4G2 nucleotide sequence GTAGCGGGCCAGCCAGAAGTGGTGGTCCTTCAATTGGCCGGAGAGGTAGCGGTTGTAGAAATTTTGCCCGGAGTAGATGATGGGCTTGACGCCGTACCGCTCCTCGGTGGCGGCGGACCATTCCTGGATCATTTCCACTAAACGATCGGGCGAAAGTTGTCCAGCTTTCTCGACGTCGAGGACCGGGGGGAAGTCGCCGGGTTGGAGGTCGACGGTGGCCATAAAATTATTGGCCTGTTCGATGGCGGGGACGTAGGGCAGGAAGAAGTGATAGGCGCCGCGGCGGAGGTCCTGTTTGCCGGCTTCCGTCCAGTTGTACAAAAAAGCTTTATCGCGCAAGGACCGGCCTTCGGTGGCCTTCATGAAGACGAAATCGTAGCCGGTTGTGCCCACTCTGTCCCACCGAATAAGACCCTGGTGGTGGCTGACGTCGATGCCTACTACGCCGTAGTTCTTAGCGTCGTGGGGCAACAGCCAGTCGCAGGCGGACAACAGGACGACCAGGCAGAGTAGGGGGAGGATATGTTTTTGGGGAAAGCGGATTTGGGGGCAGACTTTTTGTGGAGCCTAAGATAAGGGGAATTTGATTCTCGATTCTCGATACTCGATTGGCGAGGACTGATTGGCTCCGCACGGCTTTGCTCACTGCGTTCGTGCAGGGCATCTCCATACTTGCAACTCGATACTCTCCACTAGAAACTAGCTACTAGAAACTCATTACCACCACATTCATAAAAGCGCAATAAAAGCTACGGTCCACTACAATGCCCACCCGTGCCCCTAGAACCACCCCTTAATCCGATCCGCAAAGGTGCGCTTCTTGGCAATCGGTGCAGCGGGGAGGGCGTTTGGTTTAGCGGGAACGTGGCGTCGGTAACCGGGCAGTGCCAGTGGCGCCGGGGGGAGGTTGACGAGCAGTTCCGGGGCCGGCGGCGTATTGCGGGTGCGCGGGTCGTAGGGGAGGTATTCGGCTACGCGGTAGAAGACGAGGCGGTCGAATTCGTGGAGGCTATCCAGGACGCCGGCGTTGCTCCAGATGGCTAGTTGGTCGACGGGGATCTGGTTTTGCTCGGCCAGTTGGCGGAGGGTGGTATCGCGGTAGCCGGCTACGGTGAGGTATTGGTTGTAGAACTGGTCCGGGTTCAGTTCGCCGTCGTGGAGGCGGGGGCTCGTCCAGGGCAGGGCCACGTCGCATTCTTCGGTGGAGGCTGGGTGGGTGTTGAGGTAGGTCCGCATGGCGGGTACCACGCGGCTCGGCAGGCGCAGCCGGTAACCCGTGCCGGATTTGGGGAGGTAACCCTTCAGGTACTGGGGGTTGAGTTCGACGATGTTATCTGGCCGGAGGTTCGTGACTTGGGCCACGCGGTGGAGGCTGAGGTCGCGGTAGATCATCATCGGTTCGGTGACCTGCATGTCGAGTTCCATCTGCCCCACGGCCACGTCGTGATCGTGGTAGTAGTTCATGATGTATACGGCGGCGATGATGCTGGGGATGTAATCCGACGTCTCCCCCGGCAGGTGGTCGCGGATTTGCCAGTAGGATGGGTCCTTCCGCCCGCTGCGGCGAATGGCCTTGTTCACGTTGCCGGGCCCACAGTTGTAGGCGGCGATGGCCAGCGACCAATCTTCGTAGCGCGCGTACTGCAGGCGCAGGTACTTCAGCCCGGCGGCGCAGCCCAGTTCAGGGTCGA carries:
- a CDS encoding glycoside hydrolase family 25 protein, which gives rise to MSACDWLLPHDAKNYGVVGIDVSHHQGLIRWDRVGTTGYDFVFMKATEGRSLRDKAFLYNWTEAGKQDLRRGAYHFFLPYVPAIEQANNFMATVDLQPGDFPPVLDVEKAGQLSPDRLVEMIQEWSAATEERYGVKPIIYSGQNFYNRYLSGQLKDHHFWLARYARKKPVTVDNHAYAFWQFTDRGKTRGINGRIDKNVFTGSAETWQELVIPNETEPTPREPNISVSSLLAL
- a CDS encoding lytic transglycosylase domain-containing protein produces the protein MKPLLTLFLCLSLPLALSANNRSTAEALADEIMEVSDSLVKARLAAFDDSWVEHRHDRTVRRRIVNYIERWPVATGRMLARSARYFPIFEEQLVANGMPRELKYVSIQESALRPYATSRVGAGGLWQLMPGTARELGLRVDDVVDQRLDPELGCAAGLKYLRLQYARYEDWSLAIAAYNCGPGNVNKAIRRSGRKDPSYWQIRDHLPGETSDYIPSIIAAVYIMNYYHDHDVAVGQMELDMQVTEPMMIYRDLSLHRVAQVTNLRPDNIVELNPQYLKGYLPKSGTGYRLRLPSRVVPAMRTYLNTHPASTEECDVALPWTSPRLHDGELNPDQFYNQYLTVAGYRDTTLRQLAEQNQIPVDQLAIWSNAGVLDSLHEFDRLVFYRVAEYLPYDPRTRNTPPAPELLVNLPPAPLALPGYRRHVPAKPNALPAAPIAKKRTFADRIKGWF